A stretch of Eleutherodactylus coqui strain aEleCoq1 chromosome 9, aEleCoq1.hap1, whole genome shotgun sequence DNA encodes these proteins:
- the ZHX1 gene encoding zinc fingers and homeoboxes protein 1 — MASKRKTKTPCMVLASEHDPDLEVNSDGEECPPPAPPTTMEQPVPEGTVPESISSEEDAPEPNDSDNQQSKTVEGGYECKYCSFQTTDLNMFTFHVDSEHPNVVLNSSYFCVECNFLTKRYDSLSEHNTKYHPGEENFKLTMVKRNNQSIFEQTVNDLTFDGSFVQEENQEQSESNSSAISISKTPIMKIMKEKSEKKRISLQQNASEDGTEENDLITENEAKPKPQDNRDSKPATVVSDPVKTNTIVTSAQELQSTVITPASVLQPGVAQVITTVQAQQNILSKVLIPLNSIPTYNAALDSNPLLLTNYNKFPYPTVSEITLLASQTKCTEEQIKIWFSAQRLKHGVSWTPEEVEDARRKQFNGTVHTVPQTITVFPAQISSAANGLPSILQTCQIVGQPSLVLAQVGGGSAIPVTTPIALTVAGVPTNAQFHASHFPQTQVLSEAKRVAAIPSAQLPKQELNMITDVFGMRSKKTKEQLNALKISYLKNPFPSNSEIDRLIRFTGLTKGEIKKWFSDTRYNQRNSKGSHGIHFPSDPSGTIIIDSSDETTEIPTPPVITPQRRVNWKAFPDFTPQRFKEKTVEQLQILEESFHRNNVPTDEELSKLRVLSKLTRREIDAWFAERRRSGGIKDEPGAFNEEEGIKEEMDPENAYVKAGAALASRLGKKTPEQLRVLKNFFVANQWPSAEDYDKLAIETGLARSDVVGWFGDTRYGAKNHHLKWYYQYQVNGNLSPNAVNGQGFVRKRGRGRPRGRGRGRPRGRPKGSRKTITWEKPPPPVKPKTGKAVLKDYYLMHKYLNEEDLDELVAKSQIGYEQVREWFTERLQREDAGLDPFEIEEEDDLLDDPDEEEEIDTDESDTWEPPKHVKRRLSKMED, encoded by the coding sequence ATGGCAAGTAAACGTAAAACTAAAACCCCTTGCATGGTGCTTGCAAGTGAGCACGATCCTGATCTTGAAGTCAACTCCGATGGGGAGGAATGTCCACCTCCAGCTCCGCCTACTACCATGGAGCAACCGGTGCCAGAAGGCACAGTACCCGAGAGCATATCAAGCGAAGAAGATGCGCCAGAACCCAACGATTCAGACAATCAGCAAAGTAAAACTGTAGAAGGTGGTTACGAATGTAAATATTGTTCCTTTCAAACAACTGATCTAAATATGTTTACCTTTCATGTGGATTCTGAGCATCCCAACGTTGTGTTAAATTCTTCGTATTTTTGCGTGGAGTGTAACTTTCTCACAAAACGGTATGATtcactttctgagcacaatacgaAATATCATCCCGGAGAGGAGAACTTTAAGTTAACTATGGTTAAGCGTAACAATCAGTCAATATTTGAACAGACTGTTAACGATCTAACATTCGATGGGAGTTTTGTCCAAGAAGAAAACCAGGAACAATCGGAATCAAACTCTTCTGCAATATCCATCAGTAAGACCCCAATAATGAAAATAATGAAGGAAAAGTCTGAGAAGAAGCGAATCAGTTTACAGCAAAATGCATCTGAAGATGGCACTGAAGAAAACGACTTGATAACGGAGAATGAGGCCAAGCCAAAACCGCAAGACAACCGCGATTCAAAGCCGGCTACAGTTGTTTCAGACCCTGTGAAAACAAATACAATTGTGACAAGTGCCCAAGAACTACAAAGTACGGTTATCACTCCTGCTAGCGTTCTACAACCAGGAGTGGCACAAGTGATTACGACTGTACAGGCACAGCAAAACATTCTCTCGAAGGTCTTAATCCCCCTCAATAGCATTCCTACGTACAATGCTGCCTTAGACAGCAACCCTCTTTTGTTGACTAACTACAACAAGTTTCCGTACCCAACAGTTTCAGAGATAACTCTTCTCGCTTCACAAACTAAATGCACAGAGGAACAAATTAAAATCTGGTTTTCTGCACAACGACTAAAGCACGGCGTTAGCTGGACACCTGAAGAAGTAGAGGACGCTCGAAGAAAGCAATTTAATGGCACGGTACACACCGTCCCACAGACAATTACCGTTTTCCCAGCTCAGATTTCTTCAGCTGCCAATGGTTTGCCTTCCATTTTACAGACGTGCCAAATAGTTGGCCAACCTAGCCTTGTACTCGCCCAAGTTGGAGGAGGCAGCGCAATACCCGTGACAACACCAATAGCGTTGACTGTGGCCGGTGTCCCAACGAATGCCCAATTCCATGCAAGCCATTTTCCTCAAACCCAAGTGTTGTCAGAAGCAAAGCGAGTTGCTGCTATTCCGAGCGCACAGCTTCCCAAGCAGGAGCTTAACATGATAACGGATGTATTTGGTATGCGCTCCAAGAAAACTAAAGAGCAGTTGAACGCCCTCAAAATTAGCTATCTAAAGAACCCATTTCCAAGTAATAGCGAAATTGACCGCTTAATAAGGTTTACGGGATTGACGAAAGGCGAAATCAAGAAATGGTTTAGCGATACAAGATACAACCAAAGAAATTCCAAGGGGAGCCACGGTATCCATTTTCCAAGTGACCCCAGTGGAACTATTATTATTGATTCTAGTGATGAAACAACCGAAATCCCAACTCCTCCTGTCATAACGCCACAACGAAGGGTAAACTGGAAAGCCTTCCCAGATTTTACCCCACAGAGATTCAAAGAAAAGACAGTGGAACAATTGCAAATTCTTGAAGAAAGTTTCCACAGAAACAATGTCCCGACAGATGAAGAATTAAGCAAGCTAAGGGTTCTTAGCAAACTCACAAGACGAGAAATTGATGCTTGGTTTGCTGAAAGAAGGCGATCAGGTGGCATAAAGGATGAACCTGGAGCTTTTAACGAGGAAGAAGGAATTAAGGAAGAAATGGACCCTGAAAATGCCTATGTAAAAGCTGGGGCAGCTCTTGCTAGTAGACTAGGGAAAAAGACCCCAGAGCAATTACGCGTGCTTAAGAACTTCTTTGTTGCTAATCAGTGGCCTTCAGCAGAGGACTATGATAAATTGGCGATTGAGACCGGTCTTGCAAGAAGTGATGTCGTCGGGTGGTTTGGAGACACCAGATATGGTGCTAAAAATCATCATCTGAAGTGGTACTACCAATATCAAGTGAACGGCAACCTCTCCCCGAACGCCGTCAACGGTCAGGGCTTTGTACGGAAGAGAGGACGAGGCAGACCTAGGGGTAGAGGAAGAGGGAGACCTAGAGGTCGCCCTAAAGGCTCACGCAAAACAATTACCTGGGAAAAACCACCACCTCCAGTAAAACCCAAAACTGGGAAAGCGGTACTTAAAGACTACTACTTAATGCACAAATATCTTAACGAGGAAGACTTAGACGAATTGGTTGCAAAATCTCAAATAGGGTATGAGCAGGTGAGGGAATGGTTTACAGAACGCCTACAAAGAGAGGATGCCGGTTTGGATCCATTTGAAATTGAGGAGGAAGATGATCTGCTGGATGATCCGGATGAGGAGGAAGAAATCGACACCGATGAGAGCGATACCTGGGAACCACCGAAACATGTTAAGCGGAGACTTTCAAAAATGGAAGACTGA